A DNA window from Bacillus carboniphilus contains the following coding sequences:
- a CDS encoding MBL fold metallo-hydrolase, with protein MTVKAMNSSEVTKKVFNKEELFILDVRNENDFQDWKIEGENFEYLNIPYFDLLDGVEEILEKIPADKEVLVVCAKEGSSVMVAEMLSEAGRTVSYLVGGMKAWSEHLEPVKVGDLKDGGEVYQFVRIGKGCLSYMVVSNGEAAIIDATRMTDIFLDFANSLEAKITHVFDTHLHADHISGGRKIAEKTNATYWLPPKDATEVTFTYQPLEGGQDVTIGNTKINIHALYSPGHTIGSTSFVVDEQYLLSGDILFIDSIGRPDLAGLAEDWVGDLRDSLYARYRELSEELIVLPAHFMIIDELNDDGSVAEKLGTLFAKNHGLNIEDEDEFRKLVTENLPPQPNAYQEIRETNMGKITPDEEKQREMEIGPNRCAVR; from the coding sequence ATGACTGTTAAAGCTATGAATTCAAGTGAAGTAACAAAAAAAGTTTTTAATAAAGAAGAATTGTTTATCTTGGATGTACGTAACGAAAATGATTTCCAAGATTGGAAAATTGAAGGTGAGAACTTTGAATACCTTAACATTCCATACTTCGATCTACTAGATGGTGTGGAAGAAATTCTAGAAAAGATTCCAGCTGATAAGGAAGTACTTGTAGTTTGTGCCAAAGAGGGGTCTTCTGTAATGGTAGCTGAAATGCTTTCTGAAGCTGGCCGTACTGTTTCTTACCTAGTAGGTGGTATGAAAGCATGGAGTGAACATCTTGAGCCTGTTAAAGTTGGAGACTTAAAAGATGGTGGAGAAGTATATCAATTCGTTCGTATTGGTAAAGGGTGCCTATCTTACATGGTTGTTTCTAATGGTGAAGCTGCCATTATTGATGCAACTCGTATGACAGATATTTTCTTAGATTTTGCAAACAGCCTTGAAGCAAAAATCACACATGTATTTGATACACATCTACATGCAGACCATATTTCTGGTGGCCGTAAAATTGCAGAAAAAACAAACGCAACATACTGGCTACCTCCGAAAGATGCGACTGAAGTTACATTTACGTATCAACCACTTGAAGGTGGTCAAGATGTAACCATCGGTAATACTAAAATCAACATCCATGCTCTATACTCACCTGGACACACAATTGGTTCAACATCATTTGTAGTGGATGAACAATACCTACTATCTGGTGACATCCTATTCATCGACTCAATTGGTAGACCAGACCTTGCTGGATTGGCTGAGGATTGGGTAGGAGATCTTCGTGATAGCCTATATGCTCGTTACAGAGAGCTTTCAGAAGAACTGATTGTATTACCAGCTCACTTTATGATCATTGATGAGCTAAACGATGACGGAAGTGTAGCAGAAAAATTAGGTACTTTGTTTGCTAAAAACCACGGACTTAATATTGAAGATGAAGATGAGTTTAGAAAATTGGTAACAGAAAATTTACCACCACAACCAAATGCCTATCAAGAAATTCGTGAAACAAATATGGGTAAGATTACACCAGATGAAGAAAAGCAACGTGAAATGGAAATCGGACCAAACCGTTGTGCTGTGCGATAA
- a CDS encoding sulfurtransferase TusA family protein, translating into MEVTKVLDAKGLACPMPIVRTKKAMNELESGQVLEIHATDKGAKNDLSAWASSGGHELVKHEEDGDVLKFWIKKG; encoded by the coding sequence ATGGAAGTAACAAAAGTTTTAGATGCAAAAGGACTAGCTTGTCCAATGCCAATCGTTAGAACAAAAAAGGCTATGAACGAACTAGAATCAGGTCAAGTATTAGAAATTCATGCTACAGATAAAGGAGCAAAAAATGACCTATCTGCATGGGCAAGTTCAGGTGGCCATGAGTTGGTTAAGCATGAAGAAGACGGAGATGTTTTAAAGTTTTGGATTAAAAAGGGTTAA
- a CDS encoding sulfite exporter TauE/SafE family protein → MDFAFIITIFLIGFVGSYISGMLGIGGSIIKYPMLLYIPPLFGLAAFSAHEVSGISAVQVFFATIGGVWAYRKGGYLNKSLIAYMGVSILIGSFIGGYGSKLMSEGGINLVYGILALIAAVMMFIPKKGIDDIPLDQVKFNKPLAAILSLIVGVGAGIVGAAGAFLLVPIMLVVLKIPTRMTIASSLAITFISSIGATVGKITTGQVEYLPAFIMIIASLIASPLGAMAGKKVNTKILQVILALLITATAIKIWMDIL, encoded by the coding sequence ATGGATTTTGCCTTTATTATTACAATTTTCCTAATTGGTTTCGTAGGTTCATATATATCTGGAATGCTAGGAATTGGGGGTTCCATTATTAAATACCCAATGTTACTTTACATTCCACCACTATTCGGATTAGCTGCATTTAGTGCTCACGAAGTTTCTGGTATTAGTGCAGTCCAAGTATTTTTTGCAACAATTGGAGGAGTTTGGGCGTACCGTAAAGGTGGCTATCTAAATAAGTCATTAATCGCTTATATGGGTGTTAGTATTTTAATTGGTAGTTTTATTGGTGGATATGGTTCAAAACTAATGTCCGAAGGTGGCATTAACTTAGTTTATGGGATCCTAGCGTTAATTGCTGCTGTTATGATGTTTATCCCGAAAAAAGGGATAGATGATATCCCACTGGATCAAGTGAAATTTAATAAACCATTAGCTGCGATTCTTTCGTTAATAGTCGGGGTTGGAGCTGGTATTGTTGGTGCGGCTGGTGCTTTTCTATTAGTACCGATTATGTTAGTCGTATTAAAGATTCCTACAAGAATGACAATCGCTTCTTCACTAGCCATTACATTCATTTCATCAATTGGGGCTACAGTTGGTAAAATTACAACAGGTCAAGTTGAATACCTTCCAGCATTTATCATGATTATAGCAAGTTTAATTGCATCTCCTCTTGGAGCGATGGCAGGTAAAAAAGTGAACACTAAAATCCTACAAGTTATCTTAGCGCTGTTAATTACAGCAACTGCTATTAAGATTTGGATGGATATTCTGTAA
- a CDS encoding DUF2306 domain-containing protein, with the protein MEGLFNILRVLHIIGGFTALLVFWIPIVTKKGGKIHRRVGWIYVGGMIAVSISAFYMGFYRIFTTEVDDIGMYSFSWFLIFISILSGASAYYGLRVLKQKKRISRHQNVLDLSFSILLILSGVGIGIYGWTIDVALITWFPLLGIVLGSVQLAYWLRKPSKKMHWFFEHISGMLACCIATITAFLVFGGPRLLNIEGDSILLWFLPTILLTPVIIGYSVYYNKKFAGKLRKQNKAI; encoded by the coding sequence ATGGAAGGGCTTTTTAACATTCTAAGAGTACTACACATTATTGGCGGATTTACAGCTTTGCTTGTATTTTGGATTCCAATTGTGACGAAAAAGGGTGGGAAAATACATAGAAGAGTAGGGTGGATTTATGTTGGAGGCATGATTGCTGTTTCTATTTCTGCTTTTTATATGGGATTTTATCGAATCTTTACCACCGAAGTAGATGACATTGGAATGTACTCTTTTTCTTGGTTTTTAATTTTTATCTCGATCCTCAGTGGTGCTTCGGCATACTATGGACTACGTGTGTTAAAGCAAAAGAAGCGGATTTCTAGGCATCAAAATGTTTTGGATCTATCCTTTTCCATTTTACTTATTTTGTCGGGAGTAGGGATTGGGATTTATGGATGGACCATTGATGTGGCGCTTATCACATGGTTTCCACTGTTAGGTATTGTGTTAGGGAGTGTACAATTGGCTTATTGGCTACGCAAGCCTTCAAAGAAGATGCACTGGTTTTTCGAACATATAAGTGGGATGTTAGCTTGCTGTATAGCAACAATTACAGCATTCTTAGTATTTGGAGGACCTAGACTTTTGAATATTGAAGGTGATTCTATACTTCTCTGGTTTTTACCAACTATCCTTTTAACACCTGTCATAATAGGCTACTCCGTCTATTACAATAAAAAGTTTGCTGGCAAACTAAGAAAACAAAATAAAGCAATCTAA